The Streptomyces bacillaris sequence ATGAGGGCGCAGGCCAGGACGGTGCGGCCCCGGGTGATGCGGGGGAACAGCAGCGGCAGGAGGAAGCCGAGCGGCAGGAACATGATCACGTTGGGGACCATGGTGATGTCCGCCAGGAGCAGCGGGACCGGCTGGATCTGTCCGATCCACTCCGCCTCGTTGCGGTACGCCCCGCCGTAGATCCAGAGGGGGAAGAAGGTGAGCGAGGCGACCGCCGTTGCGTAGAGCGCGGTGACGGACCGCAGCAGCAGCGGGCCGCCGCGCCAGCCGGGGGCGTCGCGCCGGTGGCGCACGAGAGCCACCAGGGCGAAGGCGAGCAGCGCCGGTCCGAGGACGGCGGCGGCGGGGATCTTGTACTGGAAGTCCATGGGGAGTCCGTGTGAGGTGGGGGACCTGCCGGCCCCGGGCGGATCGTTCTGGCCGTTCTGGCTGCTCTTCTGGTTGTTCTGGGGCGATCCTGTCCGCGCGGGACACGGCCGCGGATCTGCCGAAGGACGGAGCCGGAGCCGCCGCCCTACGACTTTCGGCAGAGGGGCGTGCTCACCCCGGATACGTACGCTGCGGGCATGCACTCCCCGCACTTCGGCCGCGGCTCCTCCCGGACGCGCCGTGCCCTGTCCCGCGTCGGTGTCGTCCTCGTCGGGGCGGCACTGGTCCTCGCCCTGGCCGCCGACCGCCGCACCGGTGTCTTCGACTCCGCCCTCGCGCCCCAGGTCCGGCTCTCGGCGCTCGCGCCCGTGGCGGCGCTGTCGCTCATGGCCGTACGCCGGTGGCGCGGCGATCCACGGGTGGTGGCGGCGGCCGGGGCGCTGGCCGGGGCCTGGTCCCTCGGGTGCGATGCGTGGATGCGGGTGGTGGCGGAGCGGCCGGGGTCGTCGGCGGGGCACGCGGACGCCTACACCCTGTTCGAGCTCGCCGCGCTCATCGTGGTGCTGGTCCTCACCGTCCGGTACGGGGCCGCCCGGCCCGCCGCCGGGGCGGCCGTCCTGCTCAGCCTGGCCGTGGTCCTGCGGCCGGTGGCCGTGCGGGTGACGGAGAACGGGCTGATCCTGGCCATGTTCTGCACCGTGGCCGTCTGCGCCGGGCTGATCGGTGCGCTGGTGGCCCGGCTGGCCGCTCTCGACCGCCGGCGCCACGCCGAGCAGGTGCGCCTGGAGCAGCGGCTCACCTTCGCCCGGGACCTGCATGACTTCGTGGCCCACCATGTGACGGGCATCGTGGTGCAGGCCCAGGGCGCCCAGGTCGTCGCGGAGTCCCGGCCGGAGCTGGCCGTCTCGGCGCTGGGGCAGATCGAGCGGGCGGGCTCCGAGGCGCTGCGGGCCCTGCGGCACATGGTGAGCGGGCTCCGCACGGAGGCGGTGTTCGTGCCGGGGCTGGCACCGGGGGGCGAGGCCGCGGCGGGCGGTGTGGCGGGGCTCCGTACCCTGGTCGCCGCCTTCACCCTGCCCGGTGGCGGCTCGGCCCGCCTGGCGGAGGAGGGCCTCGTCGACCGGCTGCCGACGGCGGCCGTGGCGGCCGTGCACCGGGTGACCATGGAGGCGCTGACCAACGTACGCAAACACGCCCCGGCCGCCCGGCAGGTGACCGTGACGCTGCGGGCCCTGGCCGGGACGGTGGAACTGGACGTCGTCAACGACGGTTCGGGCCCGGGCCGGGGCGGAGGGGCGGGTGCGGACGCGCTTCCACCGGGCGTGCTCCCGGGCGTGGACGCGGGGCCGGGCACGGAGCTGGGCGTGGACGCGGGATCGTGTACGGAGGCACCCGCCACGGCGGGGTACGGTCTCATCGGCCTGGAGGAACGCGTCACCGCCGAGGGCGGCGTCTTCCACGCGGGCCCGGACAGCAGCGGCCACTGGCGGGTGAGCGCCCGGATCCCCTTGGAGAGCGCGTGGAGGGACGGCCCGTGATCCGGGTACTGCTCGCCGACGACCAGGAGATCGTCCGCACCGGCATGGCCATGATCCTCTCCGCCGAGGACGACATCCAGGTGGTGGCCCAGGCCCAGGACGGCCTCCAGGCCCTGGAGCTGGCCGAGTCGCACCGGCCGGACGTGGTCCTCATGGACATCCGCATGCCCCGCCTGGACGGGCTGGACGCCCTGCGCCACCTCACCCGGCCCCATGCCGCGTACCGGCCGCAGGTGGTGATGGTGACCACCTTCGACGACGAGGACTATCTGACCCGCGCGGTGGCGGCGGGGGCCGCCGGGTTCATCCTCAAGGACTCCGGCCCCCGCCTGCTGGCCGAGGCGGTCCGGGCGGCGGCGGCCGGTGACTCCCTGGTGAGCCCGTCGATCACCGTACGGCTGCTGAGGCGGCTCCGTACGGCCGGTCCCGCCCTCGGGACCGCTGCCGCCCGGCCCGGCGCCACCCAGCTCTCGCCGCGCGAACGGGAGGTGGTCGTGCTGCTGGCCGAGGGGCTGACCAACGCCGAGATCGCCACCGCCCTCTCCATCACCGTGGGCACGGTCAAGACGCACCTCACGAACGTGCAGGCCAAGCTCGGCGCGCGGAACCGGGTGGAGATCGCGGCCTGGGCGTGGCGCAACGGGGTTGCGGGGCAAGGGGGTTGAGCCGGCCGGGTGCGGGCCGTGGTGCCGGGCGCCGGAAAATGCGTTGACGCTGCCGAGGGGCACGCTGTTAGCGTTCGGACCTCGTTCCACTGGATTCCGTAGATCTCCGGGCTCTCCGTCCCGGAGGAGAGGGTGTTTTATGACCCGGCCCGCGCCGAGTGCGCCTCACCGCACCGCGTAACCGTCCGCCGCCTTTCGCTGCTCGCCCGCCTTTCCGGGGGCCGCTGCCCGCCCGTCTTTCGGAGGGCCGCTGCCGGACGTGCTTTCCGGTGCCCTGAACCGAGGCCGCTCGGCCTGCTCTTGCTGTCATGACCCGTTTCCCAGCAAGGAGCACCCCGGGTGTCCAGCCACACCGACCGCACCACCACCAACACTCTCGGTCTGACCACCTTCGCCTGCACGTGGTGCGGGCTGACCGTGTCCGCGTACGCCGCCGACGGCGAACCGCGCAACCACTGCCCGTCCTGCCTGCACTCCCTGCATGTCCTCGACCACGTCGAGGGCGGCCCGAGCGACTGCGAGGGCCGGATGTCCGCGATCGCCATCGCCGTGCTCCGCACCGGGGACTGGATGGTGATCCACCGCTGCGTACGCTGCGACGAGCTGACCTCGAACCCGGTCCGCACCGACGACAACCAGCTCATCCTGATGCGCATGGCGGTCCGGCCGCTGGCCCAACCCCCTTTCCCGCTCGAAGCGTTCGGAACTCTCTGACCGCCCGACCGGAAGGGAACACCGCCATGTCACGCCGCAACAACAGCCGGGGCCGGTCCCGGCGCCCGCAACGCCACAAGGACGTCCTGCACGCCCGGGGCGGCCACCGGGCCGACGACTTCCGGTGCGCGTCCTGCCGTCTGGACGTCCCCCTGACCGCACCCGGCACCGCCCACCGCAACCACTGCCCCACCTGCCTGGCCAGCCTGCACGTCGACCGCCGGATACCCGGGGACCGGGATGCGGACTGCCGCGGCCGGATGGAGGCGCTGGGGCTGTCCGTCCGCCCGGACGGCGAGTGGATGATCATCCACGAGTGCGCCGCCTGCGGGGAGTTGAGCGTCAACCGCATCGCCGGTGACGACAACCCGCTCGCCCTGGTCCGCCTCGCCCTCCGCCCCCTCGCCGACCCCAAGGCCGCCGGGCGCGCCCTGCTCACCCTGTGAGCGGGGCACCCGGCGGGGCCCGTGGCCTCCCCGAGGACGCCCGGGCCCCGCCGGAAGCGGCCCGACAGCGGTCGTGAGCGGCCGGATGGCCACCGGATAGCGGCCGGATATCCGGGCGGTCGGGCGCCGATAGCCGGCCCGGGAAGAGTGGGTTCCCGGCAGGCCGCCCCCCCGCTCAGCTGGTTGAGGTGGTGCGGATGGTTCAGACGGTGAGGAATCGAAAATGATCACATCCCGACCGCACCCGGTGTCCGAGGGGGTGATGTCCCCGGACGCCGTCCGGCTCAGCGCGGTGGTGAAGCGGTTCACCGACGCCAAGGGGAACCGTTTCAGCGCCGTCGACGGCATCGATCTGCGGATCCGGCGGGGCGAGATCCTGGCCTTCCTCGGACCGAACGGCGCCGGCAAGACCACCACCATCGACATGCTGCTCGGGCTGACCCGGCCCGACGAGGGGACGGTGGAGCTGTTCGGGCGCGAGCCGCAGCAGGCGGTCCGCTCCGGGCAGGTCGCCGCCGTGCTCCAGACGGGCGGGCTGCTGCCCGACCTGACCGTCGAGGCCACCGTACGGATGCTCGGCTCGCTCCACCCCGGCTCCGACCCGGACGCCGTGCTGGTGCGGGCCGGGCTCGACAAGCTGCGGAGCCGCCGGGTCGCGGAGTGCTCCGGCGGCGAGCAGCAGCGGCTGCGGTTCGCCCTCGCGCTGCTCTCCGGGCCCGAACTGCTGGTCCTCGACGAGCCGACGGCCGGGATGGACGTCGGCGCCCGCCGGGACTTCTGGGCCACGGTCCGCGAGGACGCCGCGCGGGGGATGACCGTCATGTTCGCCACCCACTACATGGAGGAGGCGGACCGGTTCGCGGACCGGGTCGTGATGATCGACGGCGGCCGCGTCGTCGCGGACGGCTCGGTCTCCGACGTACGGTCCGCGCTCAGCGGCCGCACGGTCTCGGCCTGCCTGGACGAGCAGGCCGCCGCCACCCTCGCCGACTCCCCGCTGGTGCGCTCGTGCACCCTGCGCGGCGGCCGCTACCACTTCGACACCACCGACTCCGACGCGCTGCTGCGCCTGCTGATCGGGCGGACCGCCGCCACCGAGATCGAGGTCACCCCGCGCAGCCTCGAAGAGGCCTTCATGACCATCACCGGCCGCCACAGCCGTACCGCCGGGGAGGGCACCTCATGAGCAGCACCACGACCGGCCCCGGCACCGGAACCGGCACCCGTGAGACGCGCAACTCCCCCTTCAGCGGCGTGAACGCGGTCTTCATCGGCTACGAACTCCGCCGCCGCTTCAACCGGCAGACCACGATCTTCACCCTCCTGCTCCCCGCCGTGCTCTACCTGGCGCTCTTCCGCACCGCGCCCGACGGGGCCACGCTCCCGCACGGCAACTTCGCGGCCTGGATGATGAGCGGCATCGCCGTGTACGGGGCGGCCACCGCGGCCGTCAGCTCGGCGGCCACCATCTCCGTGGAGAAGGCGTCCGGCTGGATGCGGACCATGGCGCTCAGCCCGCTCGCCCCGCCCGGCTACCTCTTCGTCAAGGTGCTCTCCTCCGTGCTGATGGCGGCGGTGCCGGTGGCCATCGTCGGCCTGCTCGGTACGTTCACGGGGGTGGAGGCCACCG is a genomic window containing:
- a CDS encoding VanZ family protein encodes the protein MDFQYKIPAAAVLGPALLAFALVALVRHRRDAPGWRGGPLLLRSVTALYATAVASLTFFPLWIYGGAYRNEAEWIGQIQPVPLLLADITMVPNVIMFLPLGFLLPLLFPRITRGRTVLACALISLGIEVTQLLQYIAFAHGRAVDINDLIANTLGGLLGYATLRAAQRAATTRAALERVSSPAQTVG
- a CDS encoding sensor histidine kinase; its protein translation is MHSPHFGRGSSRTRRALSRVGVVLVGAALVLALAADRRTGVFDSALAPQVRLSALAPVAALSLMAVRRWRGDPRVVAAAGALAGAWSLGCDAWMRVVAERPGSSAGHADAYTLFELAALIVVLVLTVRYGAARPAAGAAVLLSLAVVLRPVAVRVTENGLILAMFCTVAVCAGLIGALVARLAALDRRRHAEQVRLEQRLTFARDLHDFVAHHVTGIVVQAQGAQVVAESRPELAVSALGQIERAGSEALRALRHMVSGLRTEAVFVPGLAPGGEAAAGGVAGLRTLVAAFTLPGGGSARLAEEGLVDRLPTAAVAAVHRVTMEALTNVRKHAPAARQVTVTLRALAGTVELDVVNDGSGPGRGGGAGADALPPGVLPGVDAGPGTELGVDAGSCTEAPATAGYGLIGLEERVTAEGGVFHAGPDSSGHWRVSARIPLESAWRDGP
- a CDS encoding response regulator, which encodes MEGRPVIRVLLADDQEIVRTGMAMILSAEDDIQVVAQAQDGLQALELAESHRPDVVLMDIRMPRLDGLDALRHLTRPHAAYRPQVVMVTTFDDEDYLTRAVAAGAAGFILKDSGPRLLAEAVRAAAAGDSLVSPSITVRLLRRLRTAGPALGTAAARPGATQLSPREREVVVLLAEGLTNAEIATALSITVGTVKTHLTNVQAKLGARNRVEIAAWAWRNGVAGQGG
- a CDS encoding RNHCP domain-containing protein — encoded protein: MSSHTDRTTTNTLGLTTFACTWCGLTVSAYAADGEPRNHCPSCLHSLHVLDHVEGGPSDCEGRMSAIAIAVLRTGDWMVIHRCVRCDELTSNPVRTDDNQLILMRMAVRPLAQPPFPLEAFGTL
- a CDS encoding RNHCP domain-containing protein — protein: MSRRNNSRGRSRRPQRHKDVLHARGGHRADDFRCASCRLDVPLTAPGTAHRNHCPTCLASLHVDRRIPGDRDADCRGRMEALGLSVRPDGEWMIIHECAACGELSVNRIAGDDNPLALVRLALRPLADPKAAGRALLTL
- a CDS encoding ABC transporter ATP-binding protein, whose amino-acid sequence is MITSRPHPVSEGVMSPDAVRLSAVVKRFTDAKGNRFSAVDGIDLRIRRGEILAFLGPNGAGKTTTIDMLLGLTRPDEGTVELFGREPQQAVRSGQVAAVLQTGGLLPDLTVEATVRMLGSLHPGSDPDAVLVRAGLDKLRSRRVAECSGGEQQRLRFALALLSGPELLVLDEPTAGMDVGARRDFWATVREDAARGMTVMFATHYMEEADRFADRVVMIDGGRVVADGSVSDVRSALSGRTVSACLDEQAAATLADSPLVRSCTLRGGRYHFDTTDSDALLRLLIGRTAATEIEVTPRSLEEAFMTITGRHSRTAGEGTS
- a CDS encoding ABC transporter permease, whose protein sequence is MSSTTTGPGTGTGTRETRNSPFSGVNAVFIGYELRRRFNRQTTIFTLLLPAVLYLALFRTAPDGATLPHGNFAAWMMSGIAVYGAATAAVSSAATISVEKASGWMRTMALSPLAPPGYLFVKVLSSVLMAAVPVAIVGLLGTFTGVEATATVWVTSLLVAWLGAAVFAALGITLGLALKPETVMHMPGLTMTALAFLGNLFIPLSGTMLEISRYSPMFGVSTLARYSLTEGYSFSGEHSSLAMAVVNTVAWFAAFSFMAVRRFRKSTGRN